From a single Tachypleus tridentatus isolate NWPU-2018 chromosome 6, ASM421037v1, whole genome shotgun sequence genomic region:
- the tum gene encoding rac GTPase activating protein tumbleweed, giving the protein MAPTTQKLSLVAQFDDLCRYSGVLMCGSESEFLAFVRNQNEKRTQNLASEKEIQRLKRELTKAKEENNTLETKLKHAKSLIETEMKKRMKAEADRSSLERQIALIRDVLLTDQNVMNDQTREKLAFLNNTSQANARQSQQHDSPRRLETIDESLGSLLSPSDISFDKTDDDVDGQVPILKPHGRRSKGKRKSGPEKISPPKKQKSEEIEEIFEDQTSLVATTTVTFPANVEFHASSKVETYPKRRSFSDPLSQESGPKLYPDLRSLHKSEPDEDNYVKDKIETIYHPRPSAPPIEPFTPASITNTTPVKSTPIRHFSSAGKLNNRAHVFCTKTVIRPETCLPCGKRIRFYKQAMKCQDCRATCHPECKDQVPLPCVPTTHTPTNKGPMGTIADYTPSFPPMIPAVIVHCIKEIETRGLTEVGLYRISGYDKEVKDIKEKFLRGKGVPNISNTDIHVVCGVLKDFLRSLREPLITRTLWKDFTTAGEMTDLQDSLSVLYQAVSQLPQPNRDTLAYLIIHLQRISETPEVKMPLSNLAKVFGPTLIGFSSPEPSPAEMFAETKKQHLVMEKLLNVPSDYWEKFVNVESDDVYPNVPKTPESKPAPEGSILGPLSSGTRQGSWSKRSGGVLLGKTPLTPRNPSSLRGGNSKTRQPFFASPMLK; this is encoded by the exons ATGGCACCTACTACTCAGAAATTATCACTCGTAGCCCAGTTTGATGACTTGTGTCGTTACTCTGGAGTTTTGATGTGTGGAAGTGAAAGTG AGTTTCTTGCTTTTGTGAGAAACCAGAATGAGAAAAGAACCCAAAATTTGGCATCAGAAAAGGAAATACAGAGGCTAAAAAGAGAGTTAACAAAAGCTAAAGAAGAAAACAACACCTTAGAAACCAAACTAAAACATGCTAA AAGCCTAATAGAAACAGAAATGAAAAAGCGAATGAAGGCAGAAGCTGATCGTTCTTCCCTT GAGAGACAGATTGCTTTAATTCGGGATGTACTATTAACTGACCAAAATGTAATGAATGATCAAACAAGAGAGAAATTGGCATTCCTGAACAACACATCTCAAGCCAATGCTAGACAGTCACAGCAACACGATTCACCCAGAAG GCTTGAAACAATTGATGAATCCCTTGGATCACTGCTCTCACCATCTGATATCAGCTTTGATAAAACAGATGATGATGTAGATGGACAAGTTCCCATTTTGAAACCTCATGGACGAAGGTCCAAGGGTAAGAGAAAAAGTGGTCCTGAAAAGATTTCCCCACCAAAGAAGCAAAAATCTGAG GAAATTGAAGAAATATTTGAGGACCAGACATCTCTTGTGGCCACAACAACTGTGACATTTCCTGCTAATGTTGAATTCCATGCATCTTCCAAGGTTGAAACGTATCCTAAACGTCGCAGTTTCAGTGATCCCTTGTCTCAAGAAAGTGGGCCAAAGCTTTATCCAGATCTTAGATCCCTACACAAATCAG AGCCTGATGAAGACAACTATGTGAAAGATAAAATAGAAACTATTTACCATCCAAGACCTTCAGCTCCACCTATAGAACCTTTTACACCAGCTTCTATCACAAATACGACACCAGTTAAAAG CACTCCCATTCGACACTTTAGTTCAGCAGGAAAACTGAATAACCGGGCCCATGTTTTCTGTACAAAGACTGTAATACGTCCAGAAACTTGTCTTCCTTGTGGGAAACGCATTAGGTTTTATAAGCAAGCAATGAAATGTCAAGACTGTCGAGCTACTTGCCATCCAGAATGTAAGGACCAAGTCCCTTTGCCTTGTGTTCCAACCACCCACACACCTACCAACAAAGGGCCAATG GGCACTATAGCAGACTATACACCTTCTTTTCCACCAATGATTCCAGCTGTTATTGTTCACTGTATCAAAGAAATTGAAACCAGAGGTTTAACTGAAGTCGGACTGTATCGCATCTCTGGATACGATAAAGAAGTGAAAGATATTAAGGAAAAGTTCCTCCGGGGAAAGGGTGTCCCAAATATA AGTAATACAGACATTCATGTTGTATGTGGAGTACTCAAAGACTTTCTTAGGTCATTAAGAGAGCCACTGATAACAAGAACACTGTGGAAAGACTTCACCACAGCTGGGG AAATGACTGATCTACAAGACAGTTTAAGTGTTCTGTATCAAGCAGTCAGTCAACTTCCACAACCTAACCGAGACACATTAGCATATTTGATTATTCATCTCCAAAG AATTTCAGAGACTCCAGAAGTGAAGATGCCATTGTCAAACTTAGCAAAAGTGTTTGGTCCAACACTGATTGGTTTCTCATCACCAGAACCATCACCAGCTGAAATGTTTGCTGAGACAAAAAAACAGCATCTT GTTATGGAGAAACTTTTAAACGTACCCAGTGATTACTGGGAAAAGTTTGTTAACGTTGAAAGTGACGATGTGTACCCTAACGTACCAAAAACTCCAGAGTCTAAGCCAG CTCCTGAGGGAAGCATCTTGGGTCCTCTGTCAAGTGGAACACGTCAAGGCTCCTGGTCTAAGAGAAGTGGTGGGGTTTTACTAGGGAAAACACCTCTAACCCCCAG AAACCCATCTAGTCTGCGAGGAGGAAACTCTAAAACTCGACAGCCATTTTTTGCTTCTCCAATGTTAAAATAA